Proteins from one Corvus cornix cornix isolate S_Up_H32 chromosome 19, ASM73873v5, whole genome shotgun sequence genomic window:
- the SRSF1 gene encoding serine/arginine-rich splicing factor 1 produces MSGGGVIRGPAGNNDCRIYVGNLPPDIRTKDIEDVFYKYGAIRDIDLKNRRGGPPFAFVEFEDPRDAEDAVYGRDGYDYDGYRLRVEFPRSGRGTGRGGGGGGGGGAPRGRYGPPSRRSEYRVIVSGLPPSGSWQDLKDHMREAGDVCYADVFRDGTGVVEFVRKEDMTYAVRKLDNTKFRSHEGETAYIRVKVDGPRSPSYGRSRSRSRSRSRSRSRSNSRSRSYSPRRSRGSPRYSPRHSRSRSRT; encoded by the exons ATGTCCGGCGGCGGCGTCATCCGCGGCCCGGCCGGCAACAACGACTGCCGCATCTACGTGGGGAACCTGCCCCCCGACATCCGCACCAAGGACATCGAGGACGTGTTCTACAAGTACGGCGCCATCCGCGACATCGACTTGAAGAACCGCCGCGGGGGCCCGCCCTTCGCCTTCGTCGAGTTTGAGGACCCCAG GGACGCGGAGGACGCCGTCTACGGGCGGGACGGCTACGACTACGATGGGTATCGCCTCCGCGTGGAGTTCCCTCGGAGCGGCCGCGGCACCGGcagaggcggcggcggcggcggagggggAGGAGCCCCCCGGGGCAGGTACGGCCCCCCGTCCCGGCGCTCGGAGTACAGAGTGATAGTCTCGG GGCTGCCTCCAAGTGGAAGTTGGCAGGATTTAAAGGATCACATGCGTGAAGCAGGTGATGTATGTTATGCTGATGTTTTCCGAGATGGCACTGGTGTCGTGGAGTTTGTGCGGAAGGAAGACATGACCTACGCTGTGCGAAAGCTGGATAACACTAAATTTAGATCTCACGAG GGAGAAACTGCCTACATCCGTGTTAAAGTTGATGGCCCAAGAAGCCCAAGCTATGGAAGATCTCGGTCCCGCAGCCGTAGTCGTAGCAGGAGCCGTAGTCGAAGCAACAGCAGAAGCCGCAGTTATTCCCCAAGAAGAAGCAGAGGATCTCCACGCTACTCTCCCCGCCACAGCAGATCCCGATCTCGTACATAA